One genomic segment of Microcella indica includes these proteins:
- a CDS encoding 3-oxoacid CoA-transferase subunit B yields MSSRITRQELARRVAADIPEGSYVNLGIGAPTLVANYLPEDQEIILHTENGLLGMGEAPAPDRIDPDLTNAGKQAVTALPGAAYFHHADSFAMMRGGHLDVCVLGAFQVSQRGDLANWSTGAPGAIPAVGGAMDLAIGAKSVYVMTDLLTKQGESKLVEVCTYPLTGVGCVTRVYTDHAIFDVSADGFAVREAFGDNTLESLAELTGLRLTPSSTPQGEGN; encoded by the coding sequence GTGAGCAGCCGCATCACCCGTCAAGAGCTGGCGCGGCGCGTCGCCGCCGACATCCCGGAAGGCTCCTACGTGAACCTCGGTATCGGTGCGCCGACACTCGTGGCGAACTATCTGCCCGAGGATCAGGAGATCATCCTGCATACCGAGAACGGTCTCCTTGGAATGGGTGAGGCTCCTGCGCCGGACCGGATCGACCCGGACCTGACCAATGCGGGCAAGCAGGCGGTGACGGCGCTGCCGGGGGCGGCGTACTTTCACCACGCCGACTCCTTCGCGATGATGCGTGGCGGACACCTGGACGTGTGCGTGCTCGGCGCGTTCCAAGTGTCGCAGCGCGGCGATCTCGCGAACTGGTCGACCGGCGCGCCCGGTGCGATCCCCGCAGTGGGCGGTGCGATGGATCTCGCGATCGGCGCGAAGTCCGTCTACGTCATGACCGACCTGCTCACCAAGCAGGGCGAGTCCAAGCTCGTGGAGGTATGCACCTACCCGCTCACCGGCGTCGGGTGCGTGACCCGCGTTTACACCGATCACGCCATCTTCGACGTGTCCGCCGACGGTTTCGCGGTGCGTGAGGCGTTCGGCGACAACACTCTCGAGTCGCTCGCGGAGCTGACTGGCTTGCGGCTGACGCCGTCATCGACACCACAAGGCGAAGGAAACTGA
- a CDS encoding 3-oxoacid CoA-transferase subunit A, with amino-acid sequence MIDKTVSDVEAAVAGIGDGCTIMIGGFGRAGQPVELIDALIEQGASDLTIVNNNAGNGDTGLAALLAKGRVRKIICSFPRQHDSWVFDDLYRAGKIELELVPQGNLAERIRAAGAGIGAFFSPTGVGTVLAEGKEAREIDGRAYVLEYPIKADFALISALRGDRWGNLVFRETARNFGPIMATAAVTTIAQVDEIVELGSLDPETVVTPGIFVDRVVAVGSRRWIDGGVFVGGVDVEGNPLQDAPAMTEVDQ; translated from the coding sequence GTGATCGACAAGACTGTCTCGGACGTCGAGGCTGCCGTTGCGGGCATCGGCGACGGGTGCACCATCATGATCGGCGGTTTTGGCCGGGCCGGTCAGCCCGTCGAGCTCATCGACGCGCTGATCGAGCAGGGAGCGAGCGACCTGACGATCGTCAACAACAACGCTGGCAATGGTGATACCGGGCTGGCCGCGCTGCTCGCGAAGGGGCGTGTGCGCAAGATCATCTGCTCGTTCCCGCGGCAGCACGACTCGTGGGTGTTCGACGACTTGTACCGCGCCGGGAAGATCGAACTCGAACTGGTGCCCCAGGGGAATCTCGCCGAGCGCATCCGCGCGGCGGGGGCCGGCATCGGTGCGTTCTTCTCCCCTACGGGGGTGGGCACCGTGCTCGCCGAGGGCAAAGAGGCGCGTGAGATCGATGGCCGTGCGTACGTGCTGGAGTATCCGATCAAGGCGGACTTCGCACTCATCTCGGCGCTGCGGGGAGATCGTTGGGGCAATCTGGTGTTCCGCGAGACCGCTCGGAACTTCGGCCCCATCATGGCGACCGCCGCGGTGACGACCATCGCGCAGGTCGATGAGATCGTGGAACTCGGGTCGCTTGACCCCGAGACAGTCGTCACCCCAGGTATTTTCGTCGACCGCGTCGTCGCAGTGGGATCTCGCCGGTGGATCGACGGCGGCGTTTTCGTCGGCGGCGTCGATGTTGAGGGGAATCCGCTTCAGGACGCTCCGGCCATGACGGAGGTAGATCAGTGA
- a CDS encoding metallophosphoesterase yields the protein MLHEYPTFDYDQVDYITSDTHFSHARISELAARPFGSAGEMDAELIRRWNQTVAPADVVLHLGDVALGPIAESLPLTAQLHGRKFLVPGNHDRVSPATQSRRAIERFAPLYEQAGWIMLPEIIQGTRRGTLLLASHYPYSGDTQDADRHTSHRPVDRGAPLLHGHTHDRENGPVGHQFHVGVDAFGYAPIPFTLIDAWLDDLRREEEEIAAIVRERTAMGESTPLSELAEKLGIDLAALGDTPE from the coding sequence GTGCTCCATGAGTATCCGACGTTCGACTACGACCAGGTCGACTACATCACCTCGGACACCCACTTCAGCCACGCGCGGATCAGCGAGCTCGCTGCCCGCCCCTTCGGATCGGCCGGCGAGATGGACGCCGAGCTGATCCGCCGCTGGAACCAGACCGTCGCCCCCGCAGACGTCGTCCTGCACCTCGGCGACGTCGCGCTCGGACCGATCGCCGAGTCCCTGCCGCTGACCGCGCAGCTCCACGGGCGCAAGTTCCTCGTCCCCGGCAACCACGACCGCGTCTCACCCGCGACACAGTCCCGCCGCGCGATCGAGCGATTCGCTCCGCTCTACGAGCAGGCCGGCTGGATCATGCTCCCTGAGATCATTCAAGGCACCCGTCGCGGCACCCTTCTCCTCGCGTCCCACTACCCCTACTCCGGCGACACCCAGGACGCGGACCGGCACACCTCACATCGTCCGGTCGACCGCGGCGCTCCGCTGCTGCACGGCCACACCCATGATCGGGAGAATGGGCCGGTCGGTCACCAGTTCCATGTCGGTGTCGACGCCTTCGGATACGCGCCCATCCCATTCACGCTCATCGACGCCTGGCTCGACGACCTCCGCCGGGAGGAGGAAGAGATCGCCGCGATCGTCCGTGAACGCACAGCGATGGGCGAGAGCACGCCGCTCTCGGAACTGGCCGAGAAGCTCGGAATCGACCTCGCGGCCCTCGGTGACACGCCGGAGTGA
- a CDS encoding DUF6221 family protein, with translation MTDESAVLVEFLLARIEEDERIAWLVESESPTTDTGFCVWATQFAFDPERMIVAIDYQRVRAECAAKRRIIDAFRAAEPSTTTAETLETVLRELASAHADHDDYRDDWRI, from the coding sequence ATGACGGATGAGTCGGCGGTGCTGGTGGAGTTCCTGCTTGCCCGGATCGAGGAGGATGAGCGGATCGCGTGGCTTGTCGAGTCGGAATCGCCGACGACCGATACCGGGTTCTGCGTGTGGGCGACGCAGTTCGCGTTCGACCCAGAGCGGATGATCGTCGCGATCGACTATCAGCGCGTGCGCGCGGAGTGCGCCGCGAAGCGCCGGATCATCGACGCGTTCCGTGCCGCAGAACCCTCGACCACGACGGCCGAGACGCTGGAGACGGTGCTGCGGGAGCTCGCGTCTGCTCATGCAGATCACGACGACTACCGGGACGACTGGCGAATCTAG
- a CDS encoding YraN family protein encodes MTRTQALGRSGEDLAVDHLEAQGFTILDRNWRCSIGEVDIVAREGATTVVVEVKTRSGAGFGHPLAAITPVKLARLRRLAAAWCEAHGPVDRLRVDAISVVADRDGVVIEHVRQVC; translated from the coding sequence ATGACACGCACGCAAGCGCTCGGGCGCAGCGGGGAGGACCTCGCGGTCGACCACCTCGAGGCCCAGGGCTTCACGATCCTCGACCGCAACTGGCGGTGCTCGATCGGTGAGGTCGACATCGTCGCCCGAGAGGGCGCGACGACAGTGGTCGTGGAGGTCAAGACGCGGTCGGGGGCCGGGTTCGGGCATCCGCTGGCGGCGATCACGCCCGTCAAGCTCGCGCGGCTGCGTCGGCTGGCGGCGGCGTGGTGCGAGGCGCACGGCCCGGTGGACCGCCTGCGGGTCGACGCCATCTCGGTGGTCGCCGACCGCGACGGCGTCGTCATCGAGCACGTGCGGCAGGTGTGCTGA
- a CDS encoding DUF2469 family protein, giving the protein MDDDDFDDYDREVELALYREYRDVVSQFQYVVETERRFYLANEVEQVVREVAGDFYFELTLTDVWVWDVYRADRFVKSVRVLTFKDVNVEELGKKDLKLPRELAIDE; this is encoded by the coding sequence ATGGACGACGACGATTTTGACGACTACGACCGCGAGGTCGAGCTCGCCCTGTACCGGGAGTACCGCGACGTGGTGTCGCAGTTCCAGTACGTGGTGGAGACCGAGCGACGGTTCTACCTGGCCAACGAGGTCGAGCAGGTCGTGCGCGAGGTCGCGGGAGACTTCTACTTCGAGCTGACCCTCACCGACGTGTGGGTGTGGGACGTCTACCGCGCCGACCGCTTCGTCAAGAGCGTGCGCGTGCTGACGTTCAAGGACGTCAATGTGGAGGAGCTCGGCAAGAAGGACCTCAAGCTGCCCCGTGAGCTCGCGATCGACGAGTAG
- a CDS encoding ribonuclease HII — MTVADPTLEVERALFAEGAPVVIGCDEVGRGAIAGVVAVGVCAIVPGGDAPPAGLRDSKLLSPAKRELLAPLVHAWATAVAVGEAEPGEVDAHGIIAALGLAARRGLIALHEAGIDVGASTVLLDGSHDWLTPALTSPPSIRVRPKADRDCASVAGASVVAKVHRDSLMVADATRWPQFGWDGNKGYGSPAHLAAVAEFGPSPRHRVTWLKLPATADGAPDATV; from the coding sequence GTGACCGTCGCCGACCCCACTCTCGAGGTCGAGAGAGCGCTCTTCGCCGAGGGCGCCCCCGTCGTGATCGGCTGCGACGAGGTCGGTCGCGGTGCCATCGCGGGTGTCGTGGCCGTGGGCGTGTGCGCGATCGTCCCCGGCGGGGATGCTCCTCCCGCGGGCCTGCGCGACTCCAAGCTGCTCAGCCCCGCCAAGCGCGAGCTGCTCGCTCCCCTCGTGCACGCGTGGGCAACCGCGGTCGCGGTGGGGGAGGCCGAGCCGGGCGAGGTGGACGCGCACGGCATCATCGCGGCCCTGGGCCTCGCCGCCCGCCGCGGCCTCATCGCCCTGCACGAGGCGGGCATCGACGTGGGTGCCTCGACGGTGCTGCTCGACGGCAGCCACGATTGGCTCACGCCGGCGCTCACCTCGCCACCGAGCATCCGGGTCAGGCCGAAGGCGGATCGTGACTGCGCCTCGGTGGCGGGCGCGTCGGTCGTCGCGAAGGTGCATCGGGATTCGCTCATGGTCGCTGATGCGACGCGGTGGCCGCAGTTCGGCTGGGACGGCAACAAGGGCTATGGAAGCCCCGCGCACCTCGCCGCGGTCGCGGAGTTCGGGCCGAGCCCCCGGCATCGGGTCACGTGGCTCAAGCTCCCCGCGACGGCCGACGGCGCGCCCGACGCGACGGTCTAG
- the lepB gene encoding signal peptidase I gives MTEHTAPPAAASDPAPERPRSRQRSALLFLRDVVVIVAAALIISFLIKTFLIRSFYIPSESMESTLLVDDRIIVNQLVPDLVAVERGDVIVFRDPGSWLTPAPEQPRSPLEEGVDTILTLVGLSASDSDEHLVKRVIGLPGDRIVCCNDLGQLSINGVPLDEPYVVLPEGRVDVSGSDFQQDVPAGQLWVMGDNRYDSSDSRVNGPVPIDDVVGRAFVISWPLDRWGWLDNYPLVFDGVDPRP, from the coding sequence ATGACCGAGCACACAGCGCCGCCGGCAGCGGCATCCGATCCTGCGCCTGAGCGCCCGCGCTCGCGCCAGCGCAGCGCGCTGCTTTTCCTGCGCGACGTCGTCGTCATCGTCGCGGCGGCGCTCATCATCTCGTTCCTCATCAAGACATTCCTCATCCGGTCGTTCTACATTCCGAGCGAGTCGATGGAGAGCACTCTTCTCGTCGACGACCGCATCATCGTCAACCAGCTGGTTCCCGACCTCGTTGCCGTCGAGCGCGGCGACGTGATCGTGTTCCGCGACCCCGGCAGCTGGCTCACGCCCGCGCCCGAGCAGCCGCGCTCGCCCCTCGAGGAGGGTGTCGACACGATCCTCACCCTGGTGGGCCTGAGCGCCTCCGACAGCGACGAGCACCTCGTCAAGCGCGTCATCGGGCTGCCGGGCGACCGCATCGTCTGCTGCAACGATCTGGGCCAGTTGAGCATCAACGGGGTGCCGCTCGACGAACCCTACGTCGTGCTGCCCGAGGGGCGCGTCGATGTGAGCGGCAGCGACTTCCAGCAGGACGTCCCGGCGGGCCAGCTGTGGGTCATGGGCGACAACCGCTACGACTCGAGCGACTCGCGCGTCAACGGCCCCGTGCCGATCGACGACGTCGTGGGGCGCGCGTTCGTGATCAGCTGGCCCCTCGACCGCTGGGGCTGGCTCGACAACTACCCGCTCGTCTTCGACGGGGTCGACCCCCGGCCGTGA
- the rplS gene encoding 50S ribosomal protein L19 yields MHILDHVDAASLRSDIPDFRPGDTVKVHVNIVEGSRSRIQVFQGVVIGRSNEGIRETFTVRKVSFQVGVERTFPVHSPVIDHIEVVTRGDVRRAKLYYLRALRGKKAKIKEKRES; encoded by the coding sequence ATGCACATTCTCGATCACGTCGACGCAGCGTCTCTTCGCTCCGACATCCCCGACTTCCGCCCCGGTGACACCGTCAAGGTGCACGTCAACATCGTGGAAGGCAGCCGCTCGCGCATCCAGGTGTTCCAAGGCGTCGTCATCGGCCGCTCCAACGAGGGCATCCGTGAGACCTTCACCGTCCGCAAGGTGAGCTTCCAGGTCGGCGTCGAGCGCACCTTCCCCGTGCACTCCCCGGTCATCGACCACATCGAGGTCGTCACCCGCGGCGACGTGCGTCGCGCCAAGCTCTACTACCTGCGCGCTCTGCGCGGCAAGAAGGCCAAGATCAAGGAGAAGCGCGAGAGCTGA
- a CDS encoding TetR family transcriptional regulator translates to MTTTTTTALATDKVVMRTEPIQRRSSERIELLLDAAAALIDDHGIDGVTTSAVAKRSSSSVGVVYRYFPNIQTLLRALAARNLERYLAKVWHGIENSGPEPWSSFDSTLDVFVELVRTEPGFRALRFGDVIDQRFINPELSNNSILARRFAEQTGATYGFEPDDQLVFHYEVAVEMASGLLTRAFQLDKNGDARFIEATRALCGDYLRTHVPLPRS, encoded by the coding sequence ATGACTACAACCACCACCACCGCGCTCGCGACCGACAAGGTCGTCATGCGCACCGAGCCCATCCAGCGCCGCAGCTCGGAGAGGATCGAGCTGCTGCTGGACGCCGCCGCCGCACTCATCGACGACCACGGCATCGATGGCGTCACGACGAGCGCCGTCGCGAAGCGCTCGTCGTCCTCCGTCGGCGTCGTCTACCGGTACTTCCCGAACATCCAGACACTGCTGCGCGCGCTTGCCGCCCGCAACCTCGAGCGCTACCTCGCCAAGGTGTGGCACGGCATCGAGAACTCGGGGCCCGAGCCCTGGTCGTCGTTCGACTCGACGCTCGACGTGTTCGTGGAGCTCGTCCGCACCGAGCCCGGCTTTCGCGCTCTGCGCTTCGGCGACGTCATCGACCAGCGGTTCATCAACCCCGAGCTGAGCAACAACTCGATCCTCGCCCGCCGCTTCGCCGAGCAGACCGGTGCCACCTACGGCTTCGAACCAGACGATCAGCTCGTGTTCCACTACGAAGTCGCGGTCGAGATGGCGAGCGGGCTCCTCACTCGAGCGTTCCAATTGGACAAGAATGGTGACGCGCGCTTCATCGAGGCGACCCGCGCCCTGTGCGGCGACTACCTGCGCACCCACGTCCCCCTACCCAGGAGCTGA
- the map gene encoding type I methionyl aminopeptidase gives MIELRTPAEIDEMRPAGRFVASVLTATRAAADVGVNLLDLDALAHDMIRAEGAESCYIDYHPSFGASPFGKVICTSVNDAALHGLPHDYALRDGDLLTLDFAASVNGWVSDSAISFVVGEPRPGDLELIATAERALAAGIEQARVGRRLGDISSAIGDVAHDAGMPVNLDFGGHSVGRTMHGDLHLPNDGRAGRGLKLRAGLVMAIEPWFIPDTDEIYTDPDGWTLRSRTGSRAAHAEHTVAITPEGPLVLTARD, from the coding sequence ATGATCGAGCTACGCACCCCGGCCGAGATCGACGAGATGCGGCCAGCGGGTCGCTTCGTGGCGAGCGTGCTGACGGCGACGCGCGCCGCCGCCGACGTCGGGGTCAACCTGCTCGACCTGGACGCACTCGCGCACGACATGATTCGCGCCGAGGGCGCGGAGAGCTGCTACATCGACTACCACCCCTCGTTCGGCGCCTCGCCGTTCGGGAAAGTGATCTGCACGTCGGTCAATGACGCGGCCCTGCACGGCCTCCCGCACGACTACGCTCTGCGCGACGGCGACCTGCTGACGCTCGATTTCGCCGCCTCCGTCAACGGCTGGGTGAGCGACTCGGCGATCAGCTTCGTCGTCGGGGAACCGCGCCCGGGCGACCTCGAGCTCATCGCGACCGCGGAGCGGGCCCTCGCCGCCGGCATCGAGCAGGCGCGCGTCGGCCGCCGTCTGGGTGACATCTCGAGCGCGATCGGCGACGTCGCGCACGATGCCGGGATGCCCGTCAACCTCGATTTCGGCGGTCACAGCGTGGGCCGCACGATGCACGGAGACCTGCATCTGCCGAATGACGGTCGAGCGGGGCGCGGCCTCAAGCTGCGAGCGGGGCTCGTCATGGCTATCGAGCCGTGGTTCATCCCCGACACCGACGAGATCTACACCGACCCCGACGGGTGGACCCTGCGCTCGCGCACGGGCTCCCGCGCCGCGCACGCCGAGCACACCGTCGCGATCACGCCCGAAGGGCCCCTCGTGCTCACGGCGCGCGACTGA